The Heliangelus exortis chromosome Z, bHelExo1.hap1, whole genome shotgun sequence genomic sequence tacttttcttcttcaatgaaaagaaagaaggcatTTCATCAATTATTGTGTTTCTTCAAGATTATGCTAGAGGTGAAGAGCAGCAACATTTCTGTGATAATTCACCAGGGACTGCTGAATTTGCATAGCCTGCCTGCAGCAACCATGAATTTGGAATGTAGAAGATAGTCCTCTGGGCACTAAATTAGGCCTCTTCTATTTTTAGCAAGCAAGAAATACATGGCAGGTTTTTTCTGAGATAgattgtgtgtatgtgtgtgtatataagAGGGAAAATGAGAGTTATTTGAAACTAAAAATTACTCCAAAACATAAAGGAATGTACAAGCTGACAAATTACTGCCTTCAAATTACTTCAAATTACTGAGCCTTCAAATGTTGCTGTGCTGTGAGTTGGTATATCAAGGCTGTTCTCTCTCCACCTTCCAGTATCCCAGCTCCTtcacaatttttaaatgaaattgaACAGACATTATGAGGGGTTATTTTGTACTACCCCATCCCTTTGTTGGATCCCATGCCCTGACACCCATTTACATGAGCAGAGGACCCAATAACTTATATTTTATTAAGTCCTTAACCATTTTACAGAATGAAGATGCTTCCTCTGCATGAAAGCCTGGACTATATGATGAAGTTGGCAGAATGTAACTTGTTAATGCTCGCTGGCTGGCTTTGGATACACGCTGATCCTCTTTCACTGAGACAGCATGGTTTACCTCTTGTTGGCTGTGAAGCTGGATAAATTCATTGCCTTTTAACCTTCCTTTCTGGATGGGCTAGAGCTGCATGTGTTCTGCTCGTGGACAGCAGCTTGTTAGCACTACCCCAATATGGTGTGGGGGAATTCACCAGAAATGTGTGAATGCACAACGCCTCAGTATGAGTAACTTGACACTGATGGAAGTGTGCACAGTACACGGAAGACATTTAACTAGTATGGTGCATTAGCTGAACCAGTTTAGCTAAAATCCAGTGTGTTAAACAGATGTGCAACCAACACTGTACCAGCTGGGGCAGTAGAAAGGCTTCAGATTTTCAGACAGtgtctgtttaaaaatgtgaaagggATGAAAAGCTCACTCGTGggagggaaaataaagaattgTTTCATTCACTCAGTGCACAGACATGTTAATGGTCCTTTGCTCTTTCTTGCAACTGACTTGAATAATTCCCATGCATAAcaccagttttgtttttctttcttctgttccttAGTTGATGTAAATCAATGTGCTCCTACTGAAACCAATTTACTTTACTACACATTAGTTTAGGATCTGTCccactttctcttttattcaataattctgttttaatCACATGTAATATGTGCAACTGAGTCATAAACTGAAGAAAGTTGGGCTCAGATTTATTTTGGCAATTTCACAGTCAGATAAGTAAATCCCTAATGAAAACTAAATAACTTGACTGTTATTGTTGAGCTTTATAACTTGTGTCAATGGGCCTGTGTTAGAGGTGGAGCTTAGATTATAAATTTGGACACAGTTGAAATTCAGGCAGACAAGCTTAGGAtaagaataaaagcaaagccaaaCTATGCTTCCGCATGCATGCATGCATGTCATGCTGGGCAATGTGCCTTTAATCAAGAGTTTTCAGGTAGATCCTCACTGGGCATGAATATGCATGATTTCACAGTATCTTATGGAGTTTCACTGATTCAAACCTGCTGAGAGTGTCACATTTTTTTATCGTCTTTCCTTTTGTCCTGCTttgtcctcctcttcctctttcataTTCTTTTGGGATAAATTCTGTACTGGCACCTTTGACTATGCCCTTTCCCACAGAAActtaggaaggaaaaggggaaaattttGCAGAGAAATCAAAATGCTGGGTGAGACCCTCCTCTCCATCAGCATTCATTCCCACCTGAGAATGCAATATGGTCCACATTTCTTTGCAGATAGACCTACCACCCAGGGTAACTAGCACCCAGAGAatagagcagcacagagctgctgagttAGTACTGCAAATCCTCTTCTGAATACCCTCAGTGATTAAAATTAGCAGAATATAGCTCTAGATTTTGTCCAGACTTTGTTGTCCTCCTTAGCTTGAGACTGGTCAGAAGACAGTCTCCTCCTCTCTGTTTGTGTGCACCCCAGGTTCTGCTCAAAGCCGGACAGAAGTGCAGCAGCCATTTTCCATTTAAGAAAATTCttgcaaatgcattttgtttctgGCAGTCCCCCAGCCTCTGAATCTCATTCCTGAATTCATTCCAAGAAGTTATTCTGGCAAATAGTTTACAGCATTTCCATGGCTCTTCTGAGGCAAACAAACCTGGGGCCTTTGATGTGCTACTCATAGTCTTGAACATTTTTGCCCGGAGTCCCAGAAGTCAATGGGTTTGTagctgtcacggtttaacactggcccagcaattaaaccgagtaacaggCGCTCTCttattaatctctctctcctccctgataagaaaggagagagaataagggagagagacttatgggttggaaactaaactacacaactttaatgaagcagtaatgataaataggaaacattactaaatatatacaaatatacaagaaaatggatatcacattcctccccccttccccccagtagctctcacgtcaccatcgaggctgcagggcagccctgggaaagtccaggctggactcctggagtcggcagcagttgggaactggaggcaggaacacacagatatgggctggcatggatcaggaccacaggcagacgaacggacgggatccttccaggatgccgggtgaaggaagggaagcaggaaaggcaggaagggcaggcagccagaagctggaaatctggcttggccctcatggTCCCCCaaattatactgaggatgacgtatatgggatggaatactctgtttggtcaattctggcatctatcttgtccgttcctccccaaaggagggctgcaggtgggacctctttatcctcctggagggtaaaatgttttcctcagagttgaacagtgtccttggctctgcataccagtctctagcagtaactataaacatcgagtgttatcagtcctagaaacacacactgtctgagaaacttgctcttaatttcagcaagtgaaaTTACTTACTTACAAGAGACCTTAGCTTACTCTACTTACAAGAGAcctagctaaaagcaaaagtacaagacagaaaatcacccttatcctggcccaaaccagtAGCTTAAGAGCAACAAGACAACTTCCCTGATAGCCATATGTGGGGGTGTTTGGGATCTTAAATGATCCCtgcctttttcctcccagctcacGTGAGCAGCTGCATTCATATCACCACCGCTGCTGTGCTCGCAacctttccccatctctttttTCAGGTATGTCTCAGCCATGACCACACCAGCTCGCATGTCACCTGTTGATTTCCACACTCCAACTTCTCCCAAGTCCCCCTCCTCCAAAATGTCACCACCGGCTTCCAGCTTGACCGTCTCTGTCCCTTCGGTGGCAGTGAGTCCCTTCATAGAAGAGGAGCGACCACTGCTCCTGGTGACCCCGCCACGGCTACGTGAGAAGTACGACCACCACCTCCAGCAGTTCAACACCTTCCACCACAATCCTGCCCACGAGAGCAACAGCCTGCCACCAAGTCCTCTGCGGATAGTGGAGGACGAGGAGTACGAGACCACGCAGGAGTACGAACCAGCACAGGAGCCTCCAAAGAAACTCTCCAACAGCCGGAGGGTCAAAAGAACAAAGCCCAATGGCCACATTTCCGGCAGGGTGGAAGTGGATTCTGACACAAgctctgagagcagcagctccgAGACCGAAACCGAAGATGAGAGAATAGGTGAGGATACACCATTCCTGAGCATACCGAATCCCGTGGCGACCAGTCTGGAGCCAGCCGCTGGCTACCGGATGGGTGAGAGCAGGACTAACCCGGCAAACCGCTTCTCCACACCAGAGGAGTTGCAAGCAAGGTTGTCCAGTGTCATAGCTAACCAAGACCCTATTGCTGTATAAAGCATAAAACACATAGATTCACAtgtaaaactttattttatataatgaaGTATTCCACCTTTAAattaaacaatttattttattttagcaatt encodes the following:
- the NRG1 gene encoding pro-neuregulin-1, membrane-bound isoform isoform X10 — encoded protein: MASFYKAEELYQKRVLTITGICIALLVVGIMCVVAYCKTKKQRKKLHDRLRQSLRSERNNVMNMANGPHHPNPPPDNVQLVNQYVSKNVISSEHVIERETETSFSTSHYTSTTHHSVTVTQTPSHSWSNGHTESILSESHSVLISSSMENSRHTSPGGPRGRLNGIGGPREGNSFLRHARETPDSYRDSPHSERYVSAMTTPARMSPVDFHTPTSPKSPSSKMSPPASSLTVSVPSVAVSPFIEEERPLLLVTPPRLREKYDHHLQQFNTFHHNPAHESNSLPPSPLRIVEDEEYETTQEYEPAQEPPKKLSNSRRVKRTKPNGHISGRVEVDSDTSSESSSSETETEDERIGEDTPFLSIPNPVATSLEPAAGYRMGESRTNPANRFSTPEELQARLSSVIANQDPIAV
- the NRG1 gene encoding pro-neuregulin-1, membrane-bound isoform isoform X9, whose protein sequence is MASFYKHLGIEFMEAEELYQKRVLTITGICIALLVVGIMCVVAYCKTKKQRKKLHDRLRQSLRSERNNVMNMANGPHHPNPPPDNVQLVNQYVSKNVISSEHVIERETETSFSTSHYTSTTHHSVTVTQTPSHSWSNGHTESILSESHSVLISSSMENSRHTSPGGPRGRLNGIGGPREGNSFLRHARETPDSYRDSPHSERYVSAMTTPARMSPVDFHTPTSPKSPSSKMSPPASSLTVSVPSVAVSPFIEEERPLLLVTPPRLREKYDHHLQQFNTFHHNPAHESNSLPPSPLRIVEDEEYETTQEYEPAQEPPKKLSNSRRVKRTKPNGHISGRVEVDSDTSSESSSSETETEDERIGEDTPFLSIPNPVATSLEPAAGYRMGESRTNPANRFSTPEELQARLSSVIANQDPIAV